A genomic window from Rhodococcus sp. KBS0724 includes:
- a CDS encoding carbohydrate kinase family protein, with protein MTIAVTGSIATDHLMRFPGRFADQLLADQLAHISLSFLVDDLVIRRGGVGGNIAYAMGVLGGSPLLVGAVGADFAEYRTWLEDNGVDCSAVRISDTAHTARFVCTTDEDMAQIASFYPGAMSEARDIELASVAKTAGALDLVLIGANDPEAMVRHTDECRELGIPFAADPSQQLARLSGEEAKALIHGAKYLFTNEYEWGLLQQKTGLSEEEIRAQVGIRVTTLGSKGVEIVDGEGNWVRVDVVPETGKVDPTGVGDAFRAGFLLAHGAGLSFERAAQLGSLVAVLVLETVGTQEWVFNRDEALKRLTDAYGSAAADEIATILP; from the coding sequence GTGACTATTGCGGTAACCGGTTCCATTGCCACCGACCATCTGATGCGATTCCCCGGCCGCTTCGCAGATCAGCTGCTTGCCGACCAGCTTGCGCACATCTCGCTGAGCTTCCTGGTGGACGACCTCGTCATTCGTCGCGGCGGAGTCGGTGGAAACATCGCGTACGCGATGGGCGTTCTCGGTGGATCGCCGCTGCTGGTCGGTGCGGTCGGCGCCGACTTCGCGGAATACCGCACGTGGCTCGAGGACAACGGCGTTGATTGCAGTGCAGTCCGGATCTCCGACACAGCGCATACGGCGCGTTTTGTGTGCACCACGGACGAGGACATGGCGCAGATCGCGTCGTTCTACCCCGGAGCGATGAGCGAGGCGCGCGACATCGAACTCGCGTCCGTAGCCAAGACGGCCGGTGCACTCGATCTGGTTCTGATCGGTGCCAACGATCCCGAGGCCATGGTCCGCCACACCGACGAATGCCGCGAACTCGGAATTCCGTTTGCCGCCGATCCGTCCCAGCAACTCGCACGCCTGTCGGGAGAGGAAGCCAAGGCACTGATCCACGGCGCCAAGTACCTCTTCACCAACGAATACGAGTGGGGACTGCTCCAGCAGAAGACGGGCCTGAGCGAGGAAGAGATTCGCGCACAGGTCGGCATCCGCGTCACGACGCTCGGCTCGAAGGGCGTCGAAATCGTTGACGGCGAGGGTAATTGGGTGCGCGTCGACGTTGTGCCCGAAACCGGCAAGGTTGATCCGACGGGTGTCGGCGACGCTTTCCGTGCCGGTTTCCTGCTTGCCCACGGCGCCGGACTGAGCTTCGAGCGCGCCGCACAGTTGGGCTCACTCGTGGCCGTGCTGGTCCTCGAGACCGTCGGAACGCAGGAGTGGGTCTTCAATCGCGACGAGGCGCTCAAGCGTCTCACCGACGCCTACGGAAGCGCCGCGGCCGACGAGATCGCGACGATCCTGCCCTAG
- a CDS encoding iron-sulfur cluster assembly accessory protein — protein sequence MTVQNETATHGVTMTESASAKAKALFDQEGRDDLALRIAVQPGGCAGLKYQLFFDDRALDGDLTVNFNGVNLVVDRMSAPYVEGASIDFLDTIEQQGFSIDNPNATGSCACGDSFN from the coding sequence ATGACTGTGCAGAACGAGACCGCCACCCACGGCGTCACGATGACCGAGTCCGCGTCCGCCAAGGCGAAGGCACTCTTCGATCAGGAAGGTCGCGACGACCTCGCACTGCGTATTGCAGTGCAGCCGGGCGGCTGTGCCGGACTGAAGTACCAGCTGTTCTTCGACGACCGAGCCCTCGACGGCGACCTCACCGTCAACTTCAACGGCGTCAACCTGGTTGTCGACCGGATGAGTGCACCGTACGTCGAAGGTGCATCCATCGATTTCCTCGACACCATCGAGCAGCAGGGCTTCTCGATCGACAACCCCAACGCCACGGGCTCTTGCGCCTGCGGCGACTCGTTCAACTGA
- a CDS encoding glycerate kinase produces MRVIVAPDSFGDTLTAGAAAQAISDGWGQARSGDEIICAPQSDGGPGFVDALAVSGGEMQTAHVSGPLTTSVDARWLLDSETAYIESAQACGLALLGGPPTRESALAAHSRGVGDLIVAALGAGATKIVIGLGGSCCTDGGRGLVDALGGVQSARDALRGIDLVAATDVENPLLGEIGAAAVFGPQKGADGSAVEILEQRNRDWASTLENGVGRSVAELPGAGAAGGIGAALFAMGADRRSGAEVVAERTDQVELLQTADLVITGEGKFDSQSLRGKLVTALAAASASYGVPTLVLAGQVELSASDYEGFGIVGAGSVTDFAGSIEDAMRDASAHLRGLAEVTAREWSIWRDR; encoded by the coding sequence ATGCGGGTAATAGTTGCTCCTGACTCCTTCGGTGACACCTTGACAGCGGGCGCCGCGGCACAGGCCATTTCCGACGGTTGGGGACAGGCGCGATCCGGCGACGAGATCATCTGCGCACCACAGTCGGACGGCGGCCCCGGATTTGTCGATGCACTGGCCGTTTCGGGCGGAGAGATGCAGACAGCGCACGTCTCAGGCCCGCTGACGACCTCGGTCGACGCTCGGTGGCTTCTCGATTCGGAGACTGCATACATCGAATCCGCCCAGGCCTGTGGACTTGCGCTACTCGGCGGCCCGCCAACCCGCGAAAGTGCACTCGCGGCGCACAGTCGCGGTGTCGGGGACTTGATCGTCGCCGCTCTGGGTGCCGGCGCAACGAAGATCGTCATCGGACTCGGTGGAAGTTGTTGCACCGACGGTGGGCGCGGGCTTGTCGACGCATTGGGTGGGGTGCAGTCTGCCCGCGATGCACTGCGAGGCATCGACCTGGTCGCCGCCACCGACGTCGAGAACCCACTATTGGGCGAGATCGGCGCGGCCGCGGTGTTCGGGCCGCAAAAGGGAGCGGACGGCAGCGCTGTCGAGATCTTGGAACAACGAAACCGGGACTGGGCATCGACTCTCGAAAACGGAGTCGGCCGCTCCGTCGCCGAGTTGCCGGGTGCGGGTGCGGCGGGGGGAATCGGCGCCGCGCTCTTTGCCATGGGCGCCGACCGCCGTTCCGGTGCGGAAGTGGTGGCGGAGCGGACCGACCAGGTGGAACTTCTGCAGACGGCCGACCTGGTCATCACCGGCGAAGGGAAATTCGACAGCCAATCGCTGCGCGGAAAACTGGTCACGGCCCTCGCAGCCGCAAGTGCGTCGTACGGGGTGCCGACGCTTGTTCTGGCCGGTCAGGTCGAACTCTCGGCGTCCGACTACGAGGGCTTCGGGATAGTCGGCGCGGGGTCCGTCACCGACTTCGCCGGATCGATCGAGGACGCCATGCGCGATGCGTCGGCCCACCTGCGCGGACTGGCCGAAGTCACCGCTCGCGAGTGGAGCATCTGGCGAGACCGGTGA
- a CDS encoding DUF3043 domain-containing protein, protein MKLLRRGDSDNSDKNDVEVTEASSASDEASTEQVGKGRPTPKRRDAEAKKRGPVAPAPLTSKEARARRKATRGSKEERKVEAAERRASSADRRARMLAGEDKYLLPRDKGPVRAYVRDFIDARRNLVGLFMPLALILIMTMFVTPQLQAIVTLAMLVMMVFMVIEGIWLGRTINNRVAERFPESTDGGFKLGWYAFVRASQIRKLRAPKPRVGPGDAI, encoded by the coding sequence GTGAAATTGCTACGCCGCGGTGACTCAGACAACTCCGACAAAAATGACGTCGAGGTCACTGAGGCGTCCTCAGCCTCTGACGAGGCGTCCACCGAGCAGGTGGGCAAGGGTCGCCCCACACCCAAGCGTCGCGACGCCGAAGCCAAGAAGCGTGGACCGGTCGCGCCCGCTCCGCTGACGTCCAAGGAAGCCCGCGCGCGCCGAAAAGCGACACGCGGCTCCAAGGAAGAGCGCAAGGTCGAAGCTGCCGAGCGCCGCGCCTCGTCGGCAGACCGTCGCGCGCGCATGCTCGCCGGTGAGGACAAGTACCTCCTCCCCCGCGACAAGGGACCCGTCCGCGCATACGTTCGCGACTTCATCGACGCCCGCCGCAACCTCGTCGGCCTGTTCATGCCACTTGCACTCATCCTGATCATGACGATGTTCGTGACGCCGCAGCTGCAGGCAATCGTCACACTCGCCATGCTCGTGATGATGGTCTTCATGGTCATCGAAGGAATCTGGCTCGGACGCACGATCAACAACCGCGTCGCGGAGCGCTTCCCCGAGAGCACCGACGGTGGATTCAAGCTCGGTTGGTACGCGTTCGTTCGCGCATCGCAGATCCGCAAGCTTCGCGCGCCGAAGCCTCGCGTGGGACCCGGCGACGCAATCTGA
- the cobU gene encoding bifunctional adenosylcobinamide kinase/adenosylcobinamide-phosphate guanylyltransferase encodes MSNPVRTLVLGGARSGKSAHAEALFSPGSPVRYVATARRDRTDTDWESRIDQHRVRRPAHWSTVETAADGDLDRTLREEDSTDTLVDDLGTWLTGEFDRRDAWDAPRGTITPAVDALIESVRDYRGSLVLVSPEVGLAVIPETRSGRLFRDEIGSLNARVAAVCDRVVLVVAGLPLVLKEPSA; translated from the coding sequence GTGTCGAACCCTGTCAGAACTCTGGTCCTCGGCGGCGCGCGGTCAGGTAAGTCCGCGCACGCCGAGGCTTTGTTTTCTCCCGGATCACCGGTTCGCTACGTCGCCACGGCTCGGCGCGACCGTACCGACACCGACTGGGAAAGCCGTATCGACCAGCACCGCGTCCGGCGGCCGGCGCACTGGTCGACCGTCGAGACGGCGGCTGACGGTGATCTCGACCGCACGCTCCGTGAGGAAGATTCGACGGACACCCTGGTCGATGATCTTGGTACCTGGCTGACCGGCGAGTTCGATCGACGCGATGCCTGGGATGCACCGCGCGGCACCATCACACCCGCGGTAGACGCACTGATCGAGAGCGTCCGCGATTACCGCGGATCACTGGTCCTGGTCAGCCCGGAAGTCGGCTTGGCCGTCATTCCGGAAACCCGATCGGGTCGGTTGTTCCGCGACGAGATCGGCTCGTTGAATGCCCGCGTCGCAGCGGTATGCGATCGTGTTGTGCTGGTTGTCGCAGGACTGCCACTCGTCTTGAAAGAGCCCTCAGCGTGA
- the cobT gene encoding nicotinate-nucleotide--dimethylbenzimidazole phosphoribosyltransferase: MSTEANSTSSAAVSSAPVSSAEFEPVTPPDRDVRALADARQLDLTKPAGSLGRLEALAGWASACQGVCPPHAFVRPRVVVFAGDHGIARNGVSAYPPEVTAQMVANFLGGGAAVNVLAEVAGASVRVVDIAVEVDTDPAVSNYKVRRSSGSIDREDAMTHEETLQAIAAGRAIADEEIDGGADLLIAGDMGIGNTTPATVLIAALTDTEPVAAVGRGTGIDDAGWIRKTAAIRDALRRARPHVRDTVALLRTVSGADLAAMAGFLAQAASRRTPVILDGVVVTAAAMAADELAFGAREWWVAGHRSTEPAHTIALTRMGLTPIVEFDMRLGEGSGAVTALPILQGAVAILAKMATFSEAGVSTEGSKPAAEAESIDLTKTDTVD; the protein is encoded by the coding sequence GTGAGCACCGAAGCGAACTCCACCAGTAGCGCGGCTGTCAGTAGCGCGCCTGTCAGTAGTGCGGAGTTCGAGCCGGTTACTCCGCCGGATCGCGACGTTCGGGCCCTCGCGGATGCCCGCCAACTCGACCTCACCAAGCCCGCCGGATCGCTGGGCCGGTTGGAGGCACTCGCGGGCTGGGCGTCCGCATGCCAAGGCGTATGTCCCCCACATGCTTTCGTCCGACCCCGCGTGGTTGTGTTCGCGGGCGACCACGGCATTGCCCGCAACGGCGTCTCCGCATACCCGCCTGAGGTGACTGCGCAGATGGTCGCCAACTTCCTCGGTGGCGGCGCAGCGGTGAACGTACTCGCCGAGGTTGCCGGCGCGAGTGTCCGCGTTGTCGACATCGCGGTGGAAGTGGATACCGATCCCGCGGTCTCGAACTACAAGGTGCGCCGCTCCTCCGGTTCCATCGATCGCGAAGACGCCATGACCCACGAGGAAACTCTGCAGGCCATCGCAGCGGGCCGGGCTATCGCGGACGAGGAAATCGACGGCGGCGCAGACCTTCTCATTGCCGGCGACATGGGCATCGGCAACACCACGCCGGCCACGGTACTGATCGCAGCTCTGACAGACACCGAGCCTGTCGCAGCAGTGGGCCGCGGCACGGGCATCGACGATGCAGGCTGGATCCGCAAGACCGCAGCCATCCGTGACGCACTCCGCCGCGCCCGTCCGCACGTCCGCGATACCGTCGCCCTGCTGCGCACGGTTTCCGGTGCAGATCTTGCAGCGATGGCCGGCTTCCTCGCCCAGGCTGCGTCGCGTCGCACCCCCGTCATCCTCGACGGCGTTGTGGTGACCGCTGCCGCTATGGCTGCCGACGAGTTGGCGTTCGGCGCCCGGGAATGGTGGGTGGCCGGACACCGCTCCACCGAACCCGCCCACACCATTGCGTTGACCCGCATGGGACTGACACCGATCGTCGAATTCGACATGCGACTCGGCGAAGGCTCAGGCGCAGTGACAGCCCTGCCGATCCTGCAGGGTGCGGTGGCTATTCTCGCGAAGATGGCCACGTTCAGCGAAGCCGGCGTCAGCACCGAGGGCAGCAAGCCGGCCGCTGAAGCCGAGTCGATCGATCTCACCAAGACAGACACGGTGGACTGA
- a CDS encoding adenosylcobinamide-GDP ribazoletransferase has translation MAGALSGVPLAFSWLTVLPVRGPSDIDRTAGRRAIAAAPLTGIALGAFALAILWGATSIGLNPYLAGLLTVGGLALGTRGMHVDGLADTVDGLGCYGPPERAREVMHSGGAGPFGVAALFIILGLQAVSFGVLAGADSPPNWGGVIVAVAAGRVAVVFACRRGIPASSTTGFGALVADSQPWWAAAVWTAPLLAASILVTDRWWLGPLVTAVALLISIACVRHCVRRFGGLNGDVLGFALELTVTITAVGLTLGL, from the coding sequence ATGGCCGGCGCGCTTTCCGGTGTGCCACTGGCGTTTTCCTGGCTGACCGTACTGCCGGTTCGCGGTCCGTCCGACATCGACCGCACAGCTGGTCGGCGCGCCATCGCAGCGGCACCTCTGACCGGGATTGCACTTGGGGCCTTTGCCCTCGCAATCTTGTGGGGCGCGACCAGCATCGGCCTCAACCCCTACCTTGCGGGCTTACTGACCGTGGGCGGGCTCGCGCTGGGAACCCGCGGTATGCATGTCGACGGTCTCGCGGATACCGTCGACGGTTTGGGATGCTACGGCCCACCGGAGCGAGCACGCGAAGTCATGCACAGCGGCGGCGCCGGGCCGTTCGGAGTTGCCGCGCTGTTCATAATCCTTGGGCTGCAAGCAGTATCGTTCGGGGTTTTGGCCGGCGCAGACTCCCCGCCGAACTGGGGCGGCGTAATTGTCGCCGTTGCTGCGGGACGCGTAGCCGTCGTCTTCGCCTGTCGCCGAGGGATTCCCGCGTCGAGCACCACCGGATTCGGTGCGCTGGTTGCAGATTCGCAGCCGTGGTGGGCCGCTGCCGTCTGGACCGCTCCCCTGCTCGCCGCGTCGATCCTGGTGACGGACCGATGGTGGCTCGGACCGCTCGTGACTGCCGTGGCGCTGCTGATCAGTATTGCGTGCGTGCGTCACTGCGTCCGCAGGTTCGGTGGCCTCAACGGCGATGTCCTCGGATTTGCACTGGAGTTGACCGTCACGATCACTGCCGTCGGCCTCACTCTCGGACTGTGA
- a CDS encoding DJ-1/PfpI family protein, whose translation MRIGFLAYEGCLAAEIFVFTDILLIANRVADEASTDPFEVSVIAASGTPVVAAGGFSIDAQESHHDIDHLVVPGFELVPSEDPASRLSLCAREIEFIRACEARGVRVSSVCVGAYLLGEAGLLDGRRATTS comes from the coding sequence GTGCGAATCGGATTCCTTGCATACGAGGGTTGCCTGGCGGCCGAGATCTTCGTTTTCACCGACATACTCCTGATCGCAAATCGCGTCGCTGATGAAGCGTCCACCGACCCCTTCGAGGTATCGGTCATCGCAGCGTCCGGCACACCCGTCGTTGCGGCAGGTGGATTTTCGATCGACGCACAAGAGTCGCATCACGACATCGATCACCTGGTGGTGCCGGGGTTCGAACTCGTACCGTCCGAAGACCCGGCATCACGCTTGTCGCTGTGTGCCAGAGAAATCGAGTTCATCCGTGCCTGCGAGGCGCGCGGCGTTCGCGTGTCGTCAGTCTGCGTCGGCGCGTACCTGCTGGGCGAAGCCGGACTTCTCGACGGACGCCGCGCTACGACGTCGTGA
- a CDS encoding helix-turn-helix domain-containing protein, giving the protein MRKAKRLLESTDWPLGKILGHIGYQDPGTFRRLFVDRVGISPADYRKQFRNGG; this is encoded by the coding sequence GTGCGAAAGGCAAAACGCCTGCTGGAATCAACCGACTGGCCGCTCGGAAAGATCCTGGGGCACATCGGTTATCAGGATCCTGGAACTTTCCGTCGACTGTTCGTCGACCGTGTCGGAATCAGCCCGGCTGACTATCGAAAGCAATTCCGCAACGGCGGATAA
- a CDS encoding dienelactone hydrolase family protein: MPNRSMTKDDPLEDFDRRTITIGGVSKCVYVAGSGPAVIVMPEMPGISPHVARFARWVRDAGFTVYVPSLFGRDGAVPTVDEGLVVFKRACVSAEFRALAADEPSPTVRWLRSLAASAHEECGGPGVGVIGMCFTGNFALSMMLEPSVIAPVLAQPSLPLDRLGKTDSGPEELETVRTRLEAENLTVLAYRFHGDPFCRAQRFAAYSKALGERFVGKVLPDEAANAATSPFFEHVIAHPHSVVTAHLVDEAGSPTTVARDEILQFFRERLLAEETSDQ, from the coding sequence GTGCCGAACCGCAGCATGACAAAAGACGATCCGCTCGAAGACTTCGACCGTCGAACGATCACGATCGGCGGAGTCTCGAAGTGCGTGTACGTGGCGGGCAGCGGTCCCGCAGTAATCGTCATGCCGGAAATGCCGGGTATCAGCCCGCATGTTGCGCGATTCGCCCGCTGGGTACGCGACGCCGGTTTCACGGTCTATGTTCCGTCGCTGTTCGGCCGCGACGGCGCGGTCCCCACCGTGGACGAGGGACTCGTCGTTTTCAAGCGAGCCTGTGTCAGCGCAGAGTTCCGCGCGCTCGCTGCCGACGAACCGAGTCCGACGGTCCGTTGGCTGCGTTCGCTCGCCGCTTCGGCACACGAGGAGTGCGGTGGCCCAGGAGTTGGTGTGATCGGGATGTGCTTCACCGGCAACTTCGCGCTGTCGATGATGCTCGAACCGTCGGTGATTGCGCCGGTTCTCGCGCAGCCGTCGTTACCTCTCGATCGACTAGGCAAAACCGACAGTGGGCCCGAAGAACTCGAAACCGTGCGCACGAGGCTCGAGGCCGAAAACCTCACGGTGCTTGCCTACCGCTTTCACGGCGACCCGTTCTGCCGCGCACAGCGATTCGCGGCCTACTCGAAGGCCTTGGGCGAGCGCTTCGTCGGAAAGGTACTCCCCGACGAAGCGGCCAACGCGGCAACGTCACCGTTCTTCGAACACGTCATTGCTCATCCGCACAGTGTGGTGACAGCTCATCTCGTGGACGAGGCCGGATCACCCACCACCGTCGCACGAGACGAGATTCTGCAGTTCTTCCGCGAGCGATTGCTCGCCGAGGAAACCAGCGATCAGTGA
- a CDS encoding branched-chain amino acid aminotransferase, translating to MTGAANFVRVQSSTPKSDAERRDILAAPGFGKYFTDHMVSIDYAEGKGWHNAQVLPYGNIELDPAAMVLHYGQAIFEGLKAYRQPSGDISSFRVEANAERFAASARRLAMPELPTEMFVDSITELVDVDIEWVPAAGGEDALYLRPFMFSTEAGLGVRPAKEYRYLLIASPAGAYFPRGVKPVSVWLSTEYVRAAPGGTGAAKFAGNYAASLLAQAQAADEGCDQVVWLDAIERTYVEEMGGMNLFFVFGSGPDARLVTPSLSGSLLPGITRNSLLTLAADSGFAVEERKISTDEWRTKCKSGEITEVFACGTAAVITPVGRVKSAEGEFTIADGEPGEVTMALRDTLTGIQRGTFADTHGWMTKLH from the coding sequence ATGACTGGTGCCGCCAATTTCGTTCGTGTCCAGAGCTCGACCCCGAAGTCCGACGCCGAGCGCCGTGACATCTTGGCGGCGCCCGGTTTCGGGAAGTATTTCACCGATCACATGGTCTCCATCGATTACGCCGAGGGCAAGGGCTGGCATAACGCTCAGGTGTTGCCGTACGGAAACATCGAGCTCGACCCAGCGGCTATGGTCCTTCACTACGGTCAGGCCATCTTCGAAGGACTCAAGGCTTACCGCCAGCCGAGCGGCGACATCAGCTCGTTCCGCGTCGAGGCCAACGCCGAGCGGTTCGCGGCTTCGGCTCGTCGCCTCGCGATGCCCGAGTTGCCGACGGAGATGTTCGTGGACTCCATCACCGAGTTGGTCGACGTCGACATCGAGTGGGTTCCGGCGGCGGGCGGCGAAGATGCTCTCTACCTGCGTCCGTTCATGTTCTCGACCGAGGCCGGTCTCGGCGTGCGTCCCGCCAAGGAATACCGCTACCTGCTGATCGCATCACCGGCCGGCGCGTACTTCCCACGTGGCGTGAAGCCGGTCAGTGTGTGGCTGTCCACCGAGTACGTGCGCGCCGCTCCGGGTGGAACGGGCGCAGCCAAGTTCGCGGGTAACTACGCGGCATCACTGCTTGCCCAGGCTCAGGCTGCTGACGAAGGCTGCGACCAGGTGGTGTGGCTCGACGCGATCGAGCGCACCTACGTCGAGGAAATGGGAGGCATGAACTTGTTCTTCGTCTTCGGTTCCGGCCCCGACGCTCGCCTTGTCACGCCGTCGCTCTCGGGTTCGTTGTTGCCCGGTATCACCCGCAATTCGCTGCTGACACTGGCTGCCGACTCGGGCTTTGCCGTCGAAGAGCGCAAGATCAGCACCGACGAGTGGCGTACCAAGTGCAAGAGCGGTGAAATCACCGAGGTATTTGCTTGCGGCACAGCGGCAGTCATCACCCCGGTCGGGCGCGTCAAGTCCGCTGAGGGCGAATTCACCATCGCCGACGGCGAACCTGGCGAGGTCACCATGGCGCTGCGTGACACCCTCACCGGCATTCAGCGTGGCACCTTCGCCGACACCCACGGCTGGATGACCAAGCTTCACTGA
- the gcvT gene encoding glycine cleavage system aminomethyltransferase GcvT: protein MTDEQLLQGPIHAVHVELGATFAPFGGWQMPVSYAGVVAEHTSVRENVGLFDVSHLGKAVVRGTGAAEFVNAALTNDLGKIGPGKAQYTLCCNESGGVIDDLIVYYVNDEEIFLVPNAANTADVVAAMVAVAPDGITIEDQHREYGVLAVQGPKSVDVLTALGLPTDIEYMAFEDAEWNGVPVRVCRSGYTGEIGYELLPRWADSEPLFRALLEVVEAQGGQAAGLGARDTLRTEMGYPLHGHELSLEISPLEARCGWAVGWKKPTFWGKETLVDEKAAGPARKLWGIKALDRGVLRAGLSVLRDGEPVGETTSGTFSPTLKVGIALALLDSGVGIAAGDEIEVDVRGRALRCVVVSPPFVETSTK, encoded by the coding sequence ATGACCGACGAACAACTCTTGCAGGGTCCGATCCACGCTGTGCACGTCGAATTGGGTGCGACGTTTGCCCCGTTCGGTGGCTGGCAGATGCCGGTGTCGTACGCCGGCGTCGTGGCCGAACACACCTCTGTCCGTGAGAATGTCGGCTTGTTCGACGTCAGTCACCTCGGCAAGGCTGTGGTGCGCGGCACCGGTGCTGCGGAGTTCGTGAACGCGGCGCTGACCAACGATTTGGGCAAGATCGGTCCAGGTAAGGCGCAATACACGTTGTGCTGCAACGAGTCCGGTGGCGTCATCGACGATCTGATCGTCTACTACGTCAACGACGAGGAAATCTTCCTCGTGCCGAATGCGGCAAACACGGCAGATGTTGTCGCAGCGATGGTGGCGGTCGCGCCGGACGGAATCACCATCGAAGATCAGCATCGTGAGTACGGCGTGTTGGCCGTGCAGGGACCGAAGTCGGTTGACGTTCTGACAGCGCTGGGTTTGCCTACCGACATCGAGTACATGGCATTCGAGGATGCCGAGTGGAACGGCGTACCGGTCCGCGTGTGTCGCAGTGGCTACACGGGAGAGATCGGCTACGAACTTCTGCCGCGATGGGCAGACAGTGAGCCGCTCTTCCGGGCGCTCCTCGAGGTTGTCGAGGCTCAGGGCGGACAGGCGGCCGGGCTCGGTGCGCGCGACACGCTGCGTACCGAGATGGGCTATCCGCTGCACGGACACGAGCTTTCGCTCGAGATTTCACCCCTCGAAGCTCGCTGCGGTTGGGCTGTCGGCTGGAAGAAGCCCACATTCTGGGGCAAGGAAACCCTGGTCGACGAAAAGGCTGCCGGCCCGGCACGCAAGTTGTGGGGAATCAAGGCACTCGACCGTGGTGTGCTGCGTGCGGGACTGAGTGTTCTGCGTGACGGCGAACCGGTCGGGGAGACCACGTCCGGAACGTTCTCGCCGACGCTCAAGGTCGGAATTGCGTTGGCGCTTCTTGATTCCGGTGTGGGAATCGCGGCCGGTGACGAGATCGAGGTCGACGTCCGTGGGCGTGCGCTTCGGTGTGTTGTCGTGTCGCCGCCGTTTGTGGAGACCAGCACCAAGTAA